The Noviherbaspirillum saxi genome includes a window with the following:
- a CDS encoding glycoside hydrolase family 16 protein, whose protein sequence is MSNLPIQRYSVSALSCAAAAVLLAACGGSGDSPIDASTSSSGTSIMLPETTVSATTWTKCAEEWGTCSFSGTRQVRYGLSGKYATRSATGSIACNNNVFGDPYPGADKICEYATTTPAPAPAPAPAPAPAPTPAPAPAPAPAPTTTTWTRCAAEYGTCNFSGTKQVRYGLNGKWATRTATGSIGCNNNVFGDPNPGANKVCDVATTVTTPAPAPAPAPAPAPAPAPAPAPTPAPAPAPAPAPATTWTRCASEYGTCTFTGTKQVRYGLNDKWATRTATGSIGCNNNVFGDPNPGANKVCDVASTTTTTPSPAPAPAPAPSPTPAPAPAPAPAPAPTTMSPYGQDANAYTLTFSEEFNSFNTNLWNDYIWYETSNPTKNYTVEDGKLKIWPQRDASGNFFNRTIDTDGKYYQTYGYFEIEAKLPVGKGTWPAFWLFNHIGSRRPEMDVMEAYAGGAAPWGFNVNGVAHPQAYAPTVWKGDYDGQLVGSRQYDTGMDLSAGFHKYAVRWEPNKQVYYFDGKEVLTLNVSMGDPMYLMLDLWFGSASGTPDNSTPQGKSNSYEVNYVRAWKFK, encoded by the coding sequence TTGTCTAATCTGCCAATTCAACGTTATTCCGTATCAGCGCTCTCGTGCGCAGCTGCTGCCGTTCTTCTCGCCGCCTGTGGCGGGTCCGGCGATTCCCCAATCGATGCAAGCACCAGTTCAAGCGGTACGAGCATCATGCTCCCCGAAACCACGGTCAGCGCAACTACCTGGACAAAATGCGCGGAAGAGTGGGGCACTTGTTCCTTCTCGGGTACGCGCCAGGTTCGTTATGGCTTGTCCGGCAAGTACGCGACACGCAGTGCAACCGGTTCCATCGCATGTAACAACAATGTTTTCGGCGATCCTTATCCAGGCGCCGACAAGATCTGTGAATACGCGACGACGACACCGGCACCGGCACCGGCTCCAGCACCTGCGCCTGCGCCGGCTCCAACCCCAGCCCCTGCACCCGCACCCGCGCCGGCTCCGACCACTACAACGTGGACACGTTGTGCGGCTGAGTACGGTACCTGTAACTTCAGCGGTACCAAGCAGGTTCGCTATGGATTGAATGGCAAGTGGGCGACACGTACCGCCACTGGCTCGATCGGCTGCAACAATAATGTGTTCGGTGATCCTAATCCGGGCGCAAACAAGGTATGCGACGTGGCAACGACGGTTACCACGCCAGCGCCGGCACCTGCACCAGCACCAGCACCTGCACCAGCACCGGCTCCAGCACCGGCTCCAACACCAGCCCCTGCGCCCGCGCCGGCTCCTGCACCTGCCACGACCTGGACGCGTTGCGCTTCCGAGTATGGTACTTGCACCTTCACCGGCACCAAGCAGGTTCGCTATGGCTTGAATGACAAGTGGGCCACACGCACGGCGACCGGTTCGATCGGCTGCAACAATAATGTGTTCGGCGACCCGAATCCCGGCGCCAACAAGGTATGCGATGTGGCTTCCACCACGACGACCACGCCTTCGCCAGCACCGGCACCGGCACCGGCACCGTCGCCTACTCCCGCGCCTGCACCAGCTCCAGCGCCTGCACCTGCACCGACTACCATGTCGCCTTATGGTCAGGATGCAAACGCCTACACGCTGACATTCAGCGAGGAATTCAACAGCTTCAACACCAATCTGTGGAACGACTACATCTGGTATGAGACTTCCAATCCGACCAAGAACTACACGGTCGAAGACGGCAAGCTGAAGATCTGGCCGCAGCGTGATGCATCCGGCAATTTCTTCAACCGCACCATCGACACCGACGGCAAGTATTACCAGACCTACGGCTACTTCGAGATCGAAGCCAAGCTGCCGGTTGGTAAAGGTACATGGCCTGCGTTCTGGTTGTTCAACCATATCGGTTCGCGTCGCCCGGAGATGGACGTGATGGAAGCGTATGCAGGCGGTGCAGCACCCTGGGGTTTCAACGTCAACGGCGTTGCGCACCCGCAGGCATATGCGCCTACCGTATGGAAGGGTGACTACGACGGTCAGTTGGTCGGTTCGCGTCAGTACGATACCGGCATGGATCTGTCGGCAGGCTTCCACAAATATGCTGTACGTTGGGAACCGAACAAGCAAGTCTATTACTTCGATGGCAAGGAAGTACTGACGCTGAACGTATCCATGGGCGACCCGATGTATCTGATGCTGGATCTGTGGTTCGGCAGTGCATCCGGCACACCTGACAATTCGACACCGCAGGGCAAGTCGAACTCGTATGAAGTGAATTATGTCCGCGCATGGAAATTCAAGTAA
- a CDS encoding glycosyltransferase family 4 protein: MIKLAVITNEPPPYRIPVFNRIARMPGITLQVIFCARREPNRHWDLPAFEFDHCFLRERITTVNGRYIHNNPDVIPALRRFAPNVIVSDGLNPTQLYAFGYALFKGIPHVPLTDGTYESESGLSKVHKLIRSVVYGRSKAYLSASMGGQRLFESYGVTAEQCFKSYLCIDNDVYQRSPEHEGDKFDLIFCGRMVSEKGPMFALDVAEELSRKLGRKASILFVGSGSEEERVKSAAQGKQSRVAAYFHGFAKQGELPALYRSARVFLFPTHADVWGVVANEACAAGLPVIVTPYAGAAGELVVNGENGFVAELDVGTWAQHATTLLSDQRRWENFSRRSLTLVREYSFDNAAIGVVDACRYALSSGESRKENRAISS; the protein is encoded by the coding sequence ATGATAAAACTTGCCGTCATTACGAACGAGCCGCCGCCATATCGGATTCCGGTATTCAACCGCATTGCGCGTATGCCTGGCATTACACTGCAGGTGATTTTTTGCGCACGACGAGAACCGAATCGCCATTGGGATCTGCCGGCCTTCGAGTTCGATCATTGCTTCCTGCGTGAACGGATTACGACCGTTAACGGCAGATATATTCATAACAATCCGGATGTGATCCCGGCATTGCGGCGCTTTGCGCCCAATGTGATCGTGTCGGATGGATTGAACCCGACGCAGTTGTATGCATTCGGCTATGCATTGTTCAAAGGCATCCCGCATGTGCCGCTAACCGATGGCACTTATGAATCGGAAAGCGGCCTCAGCAAGGTACACAAACTGATTCGCAGCGTGGTGTATGGCCGTTCCAAGGCTTACCTCTCCGCCAGCATGGGCGGGCAGCGCCTGTTCGAGAGCTACGGCGTCACGGCCGAGCAATGCTTCAAGTCTTATCTGTGCATCGATAACGATGTGTATCAACGGAGCCCCGAGCATGAAGGCGATAAGTTCGATCTGATCTTTTGCGGCCGCATGGTGTCTGAAAAAGGACCTATGTTTGCATTGGACGTGGCCGAGGAACTCTCCCGAAAGCTGGGCCGTAAGGCGAGCATCCTGTTCGTCGGTTCCGGCAGCGAAGAAGAGCGCGTCAAATCGGCGGCACAGGGTAAGCAGAGCCGCGTGGCCGCCTATTTCCACGGCTTTGCCAAGCAGGGGGAATTGCCTGCGCTATATCGTTCGGCCCGCGTCTTCCTGTTTCCGACCCATGCCGATGTGTGGGGTGTTGTTGCCAACGAAGCCTGTGCCGCCGGGCTGCCTGTCATCGTTACGCCTTACGCGGGAGCTGCCGGAGAACTGGTTGTCAACGGCGAAAACGGCTTTGTCGCCGAGCTTGATGTGGGCACATGGGCACAGCATGCGACTACGTTGCTGTCGGATCAACGGAGGTGGGAAAACTTTTCGCGACGCAGCCTTACCCTGGTAAGGGAATATAGCTTCGATAATGCTGCGATCGGCGTCGTCGACGCATGTCGCTATGCGCTGTCGTCCGGCGAATCGCGCAAGGAAAACCGTGCGATCAGTTCCTGA
- a CDS encoding glycoside hydrolase family 16 protein — MMMLKTSLLRGLMLMTFTMFACSACSEEPAFSEQTLAAASKLAKNKQPSARTPFGQNPDEFVLTFAEEFNRFDSTLWNDHIWYEKPNPTKNYTAENGMLKIWPQRDASGKFFNRTIDTDGRFEQRYGYFEMEAKLPRGKGTWPAFWLFAHPDKRRPEIDVMEAYAGGEDPWGYTDADGVSRPTSYGATVWLDEDVEAGKYQHQAKKDLSAAFHKYAVRWEPDRQTFYFDGKKIHTVEARMTDKMYIMLDLWFGSSSGEPDASTPQGKGNSFEINYVRAWQLKRFMNE; from the coding sequence ATGATGATGCTTAAGACGAGTCTGCTGCGTGGCCTGATGTTGATGACCTTCACAATGTTTGCATGTTCTGCATGCAGCGAAGAGCCGGCATTCAGCGAACAGACGCTTGCGGCGGCAAGCAAACTCGCCAAGAATAAACAACCGTCCGCAAGAACGCCATTCGGTCAAAACCCGGATGAGTTCGTGCTGACGTTTGCGGAGGAGTTCAATCGCTTTGATTCGACCCTGTGGAATGATCATATCTGGTACGAGAAGCCGAATCCGACGAAGAACTATACGGCCGAAAATGGCATGCTCAAGATCTGGCCGCAACGCGATGCGAGCGGAAAGTTCTTCAACCGCACCATCGATACCGACGGCAGGTTCGAACAACGTTACGGATATTTCGAGATGGAGGCAAAACTCCCGCGCGGCAAGGGAACATGGCCGGCATTCTGGCTCTTTGCGCATCCGGACAAACGCAGGCCGGAGATCGACGTGATGGAGGCTTATGCGGGCGGTGAAGATCCATGGGGATATACCGATGCCGATGGCGTATCCCGGCCTACTTCCTATGGCGCAACGGTGTGGCTCGATGAAGACGTCGAAGCAGGCAAGTATCAACATCAAGCCAAGAAAGACCTGTCCGCCGCGTTTCATAAGTATGCGGTCCGATGGGAACCCGACCGCCAGACTTTCTATTTCGACGGCAAAAAAATCCATACGGTCGAAGCCCGCATGACCGACAAGATGTACATCATGCTTGATCTTTGGTTCGGCAGTTCCAGCGGCGAGCCGGATGCCAGCACACCGCAAGGTAAAGGCAACTCGTTCGAAATCAACTATGTACGCGCCTGGCAACTGAAGCGCTTCATGAACGAGTAG
- a CDS encoding glycoside hydrolase family 16 protein: protein MSATTTVSAGTEANDAADTTVASADTTASTATPTPTQPTVSTPTPTPTTATTNTASTGTAGSTTTPANSNTSTATTAAVSGPYGQPTANYTLTFSEEFNSLNTNLWTDHMWYETSNPTKNYTVEDGKLKIWPQRDASGNFFNRTLDTDGNYYQTYGYFEIEAKLPVGKGTWPAFWLFNHINERRPEMDVMEAYAGGAAPWGVNIDGVAHPTAYAPTVWKGDKEGQLVGSRQYDTGTDLSAGYHKYAVKWEPNKQTYYFDGKEVLTLNVSMGDPMYLMLDLWYGSASGTPDDSTPQGKSNSFEVNYVRAWQFK, encoded by the coding sequence ATGAGCGCGACAACGACAGTCAGCGCTGGCACGGAAGCAAACGACGCCGCCGACACGACGGTGGCATCTGCAGACACTACTGCGTCGACTGCGACGCCGACGCCGACACAACCCACCGTGTCGACGCCGACGCCGACGCCGACCACGGCAACTACGAACACAGCTTCAACAGGCACTGCGGGAAGCACCACAACGCCTGCAAACAGCAATACAAGCACGGCGACCACCGCCGCGGTGTCGGGACCTTATGGTCAGCCGACAGCCAACTATACGCTGACCTTCTCCGAAGAGTTCAACAGCCTCAACACCAACCTGTGGACCGATCACATGTGGTATGAGACTTCCAATCCGACCAAGAACTACACGGTCGAAGATGGCAAGCTGAAGATCTGGCCGCAGCGTGATGCATCGGGCAATTTCTTCAACCGTACTCTGGATACCGACGGCAACTATTACCAGACCTATGGTTACTTCGAAATCGAAGCCAAGCTGCCGGTCGGTAAAGGTACATGGCCTGCGTTCTGGCTGTTCAACCACATCAACGAACGCCGTCCGGAGATGGACGTGATGGAAGCGTATGCAGGCGGTGCAGCGCCCTGGGGCGTCAATATCGATGGCGTCGCGCATCCGACTGCGTATGCGCCGACCGTCTGGAAGGGCGACAAGGAAGGGCAATTGGTCGGCTCGCGCCAGTACGACACCGGTACAGACCTGTCTGCCGGCTACCACAAGTATGCAGTGAAGTGGGAACCGAACAAGCAGACGTACTACTTCGACGGCAAGGAAGTGCTGACGCTGAACGTGTCCATGGGCGACCCGATGTATCTGATGCTGGACCTGTGGTACGGCAGCGCCTCCGGCACACCGGACGATTCGACACCGCAAGGCAAGTCGAACTCGTTTGAAGTGAATTACGTGCGTGCCTGGCAGTTCAAGTAA
- a CDS encoding GNAT family N-acetyltransferase, giving the protein MTVMTGKNISIACYDNEVPPFVEAEMDSLYGNIFSSLVEFRVYGWVMGTTSTYVVHADGQIITLLLFKREQGMVRVLNETICVGSADMQRFADFIFKRYRDVQAISFKAIETDIGNVDFPYQRFNHLEDITLSLPSSAEAYLAGLGKNTRRNIKRYTDRLIRTFPSCRFEVFEGAGIREEHVRTLIEFNRERMADKNIVSVIDEEETRRIICLVRSCGLVGIVTIDGRIAAGALSYRAGSNYFLNVLAHAPCYDEYWLGFLCCYRTICECIARRGREFHFLWGRYEYKFALGAVQRDLDNVTVYRSWVQVVRHVNLAWHEARQGYARQAKVWLKYSNTGTSRRMLRLVGHIRDAKRAMQHVTRGRKSAMLQSTSDH; this is encoded by the coding sequence ATGACGGTCATGACCGGTAAAAACATCAGCATCGCATGCTATGACAATGAGGTGCCGCCGTTTGTTGAGGCGGAGATGGATAGCCTCTATGGGAACATTTTTTCTTCTCTTGTCGAATTCCGTGTGTATGGCTGGGTAATGGGTACGACCAGTACTTATGTCGTACATGCGGATGGACAGATCATCACGCTGCTGCTGTTCAAGCGCGAGCAAGGCATGGTACGGGTACTCAACGAGACCATATGCGTCGGCTCAGCCGACATGCAGCGCTTCGCTGATTTCATCTTCAAGCGTTACCGCGACGTGCAGGCGATCTCGTTCAAGGCAATCGAGACGGATATCGGAAACGTCGACTTCCCTTATCAACGCTTCAATCATCTTGAAGATATCACCCTGAGTCTGCCGTCTTCGGCCGAAGCATATCTAGCTGGCCTTGGCAAGAACACGCGGCGCAACATCAAACGCTACACCGATCGTCTTATACGCACATTTCCGTCGTGCCGGTTTGAAGTGTTTGAAGGCGCGGGCATCCGCGAAGAGCATGTTCGCACGCTGATCGAGTTCAATCGCGAGCGCATGGCGGACAAGAACATTGTGTCCGTCATCGATGAAGAAGAAACCCGACGCATCATCTGTCTGGTGCGTTCCTGCGGACTGGTAGGCATTGTCACAATCGACGGACGCATTGCCGCTGGTGCATTGAGTTATCGTGCAGGATCGAATTATTTCCTCAATGTGCTGGCGCATGCACCATGCTATGACGAATACTGGCTTGGCTTCTTGTGCTGCTATCGGACCATTTGCGAATGCATCGCACGGAGAGGACGCGAGTTCCATTTCCTGTGGGGCCGGTATGAATACAAGTTCGCATTGGGGGCGGTTCAGCGCGACCTGGACAATGTCACGGTATACCGCTCCTGGGTGCAGGTCGTACGTCACGTCAACCTGGCATGGCATGAAGCAAGGCAAGGCTATGCGCGACAGGCGAAAGTCTGGCTCAAGTACAGCAATACCGGCACGTCACGTCGCATGCTCAGACTGGTAGGACACATACGCGACGCCAAGAGGGCGATGCAGCACGTAACCCGTGGAAGGAAGTCGGCGATGCTGCAATCGACATCCGATCATTGA
- a CDS encoding glycoside hydrolase family 16 protein, with amino-acid sequence MWYETSNPTKNYTVEDGKLKIWPQRDASGKFFNRTIDTDGNYYQTYGYFEIEAKLPVGKGTWPAFWLFNHINERRPEMDVMEAYAGGAAPWGVNIDGVAHPTAYAPTVWKGDKEGQLVGSRQYDTGTDLSAGYHKYAVKWEPNKQTYYFDGKEVLTLNVSMGDPMYLMLDLWYGSASGTPDDSTPQGKSNSFEVNYVRAWKFK; translated from the coding sequence ATGTGGTATGAGACTTCCAATCCGACCAAGAACTACACGGTCGAAGATGGCAAGCTGAAGATTTGGCCGCAGCGTGATGCATCGGGCAAGTTCTTCAACCGCACCATCGACACTGACGGCAACTACTACCAGACTTATGGCTACTTCGAGATCGAAGCCAAGCTGCCGGTCGGTAAAGGTACATGGCCTGCGTTTTGGTTGTTCAACCACATCAACGAACGCCGTCCGGAGATGGACGTGATGGAAGCGTATGCAGGCGGTGCAGCGCCCTGGGGCGTCAATATCGATGGCGTCGCGCATCCGACTGCGTATGCGCCGACCGTCTGGAAGGGCGACAAGGAAGGGCAATTGGTCGGCTCGCGCCAGTACGACACCGGTACAGACCTGTCTGCCGGCTACCACAAGTATGCAGTGAAGTGGGAACCGAACAAGCAGACGTACTACTTCGACGGCAAGGAAGTGCTGACGCTGAACGTGTCCATGGGCGACCCGATGTATCTGATGCTGGACCTGTGGTACGGCAGCGCCTCCGGCACACCGGACGATTCGACACCGCAAGGCAAGTCGAACTCGTTTGAAGTGAATTACGTGCGTGCATGGAAGTTCAAATAA
- a CDS encoding FAD-dependent oxidoreductase, with product MFIDTRQVEQGTVAESTVCIIGGGVAGITLAMELDKQGIDVVLLESGGFKPDDGTRDLYRGEDVGEWRYNFADGSRSRFLGGSSNCWGGWCRPLDAWDFEKRDWIAHSGWPFGLNELMPYYDRTHALLKLGPNNFDPDFWERSIGRPDVRRMPLVSGKVRDTISQFSPPARFGKMYREALEKSKRIRVYLYANATNIDTDHSAQTVSRIQIATLTGKYMEVKASHYVLATGGIENARLLLASNKVQASGLGNGNDLVGRFFMDHPRLLTGNIRFTKEWSRNKLSDVKYHYMNAAVAAHGTHVAHQFALTPEVLQQEEILNARVWFNSVFPGEGSEGAQALFRIKQALLQKDQQDWSLTRDILTMATHPMDTIGYGYTRLFQPRWMIQGVKFQLIVEPEPDPNSRVMLSPSQKDQLGMNRVRVDWRLTTKVQRTFDRTLQILADDMRRSGVAEVDLDPAVEGRKWPSDLEGTWHHMGTTRMHDSPRQGVVDRNCKVHGMSNLFVAGSSVFPTCGANFPTITLAALAFRLSEHLVQQVRRPAANLTMEAA from the coding sequence ATGTTTATCGATACGCGACAAGTTGAACAAGGCACTGTAGCCGAAAGCACAGTTTGCATCATTGGTGGCGGTGTCGCCGGTATCACGCTCGCCATGGAGCTCGACAAGCAGGGGATCGATGTCGTACTCCTTGAGAGCGGCGGTTTCAAGCCGGATGACGGAACGCGAGACCTGTATCGCGGCGAAGACGTGGGCGAATGGCGCTACAACTTCGCGGACGGCAGCCGCAGCCGCTTCCTGGGAGGCAGTAGCAATTGCTGGGGTGGCTGGTGTCGCCCGCTCGACGCCTGGGACTTCGAAAAGCGCGACTGGATTGCGCATAGCGGCTGGCCATTCGGATTGAATGAACTGATGCCGTATTACGACAGGACCCACGCCTTGCTTAAACTTGGCCCGAACAATTTCGACCCCGATTTTTGGGAACGTTCGATAGGCAGGCCTGATGTGCGGCGCATGCCGCTGGTATCCGGCAAGGTGCGCGATACGATTTCGCAATTCAGCCCGCCGGCACGCTTCGGCAAGATGTACCGCGAGGCGCTCGAGAAATCCAAGCGGATTCGCGTGTACCTGTATGCGAATGCGACCAATATCGATACCGATCATTCGGCGCAGACGGTATCGCGTATCCAGATCGCAACGCTGACCGGAAAATATATGGAAGTAAAGGCCAGCCACTATGTGCTGGCGACCGGCGGCATCGAAAATGCCCGCCTGTTGCTGGCATCGAACAAGGTGCAGGCTTCGGGTCTGGGCAATGGGAACGATCTGGTCGGCCGCTTCTTCATGGACCATCCGCGCCTGTTGACCGGCAACATCCGCTTCACCAAGGAATGGTCGCGTAACAAGCTCTCCGATGTGAAGTATCACTATATGAATGCGGCGGTCGCCGCGCATGGCACCCACGTTGCGCATCAGTTTGCGCTGACGCCCGAAGTGCTGCAGCAGGAAGAAATTCTCAATGCGCGCGTGTGGTTCAACTCGGTATTTCCCGGTGAGGGCAGCGAGGGAGCACAGGCACTGTTCCGCATCAAGCAAGCCTTGCTGCAAAAAGATCAGCAGGACTGGAGCCTCACCAGAGATATTCTGACCATGGCGACCCATCCGATGGATACGATCGGCTACGGCTATACGCGACTTTTCCAGCCGCGCTGGATGATCCAGGGCGTGAAGTTCCAGTTGATCGTGGAACCGGAACCGGATCCTAACAGCCGCGTCATGCTGTCTCCTTCACAAAAGGACCAGCTTGGGATGAACAGGGTGCGCGTCGACTGGCGACTGACAACGAAAGTGCAGCGTACCTTCGATCGCACGCTGCAGATTCTTGCCGATGACATGCGGCGCAGCGGCGTGGCCGAGGTGGATCTGGACCCGGCAGTCGAAGGACGGAAGTGGCCAAGCGACCTTGAAGGCACATGGCATCACATGGGTACCACCCGCATGCATGACTCGCCCAGGCAAGGCGTGGTCGACCGCAACTGCAAGGTACATGGCATGAGCAATCTGTTCGTCGCGGGCAGTTCGGTGTTTCCGACCTGTGGTGCCAACTTCCCCACCATCACACTGGCAGCGTTGGCCTTCCGCCTGTCCGAGCATCTGGTTCAGCAAGTGCGTCGGCCAGCAGCAAATCTAACGATGGAGGCGGCCTGA
- the galE gene encoding UDP-glucose 4-epimerase GalE — translation MTTHKTILVTGAAGYIGSHTCVELLTAGYSVVALDNLCNSSQESLKRVEKITGHLIPFYEADIRDRLALNALLKTHRIDAAIHFAGLKAVGESVSEPLSYFENNVGGTVTLLEALGDAGVRNFLFSSSATVYGDPESVPITEEARLSTTNPYGRSKLMVEQMLQDLGKSDPSWAIGVLRYFNPAGAHPSGLIGEDPRGIPNNLMPFIAQVAVGRREKLAVFGNDYPTLDGTGVRDYIHVVDLALGHLAALREMFRSGKSFTLNLGTGRGYSVLEMVRAFEKASGRRVPYEIVERRPGDIASCYADPAGAWNVLDWRAKKGLAEMCADHWRWQSTNPDGFHTQSKAA, via the coding sequence ATGACGACACATAAAACCATCCTCGTCACCGGCGCCGCCGGTTATATCGGCTCTCATACCTGTGTTGAGCTTCTGACTGCCGGGTATTCGGTTGTCGCGCTCGATAACCTGTGCAACAGCTCGCAGGAGTCGCTCAAGCGGGTGGAAAAGATCACTGGACATCTGATTCCATTTTACGAAGCGGATATCCGCGACCGTCTCGCGCTCAATGCCTTGCTCAAGACGCATCGTATCGACGCAGCCATCCACTTTGCCGGCCTCAAGGCAGTGGGCGAATCGGTGAGCGAGCCGCTGTCGTATTTTGAAAACAATGTGGGCGGCACCGTGACATTGTTGGAAGCTCTTGGCGATGCGGGGGTAAGAAACTTTCTCTTCAGTTCCTCGGCGACGGTGTACGGTGATCCGGAATCGGTACCGATTACTGAAGAGGCAAGGCTGTCAACTACCAATCCCTATGGACGCTCCAAGCTGATGGTCGAACAGATGCTGCAAGACCTTGGAAAGTCGGATCCATCCTGGGCAATCGGTGTTCTGCGCTATTTCAATCCTGCCGGTGCGCATCCCAGCGGACTGATCGGCGAAGACCCGCGCGGCATTCCCAACAACCTGATGCCATTCATAGCGCAGGTTGCTGTGGGACGCCGCGAAAAACTGGCGGTGTTCGGCAACGACTATCCGACGCTGGACGGTACTGGAGTGCGGGACTATATTCATGTCGTGGATCTGGCGCTCGGTCATCTGGCGGCACTAAGGGAAATGTTCAGGTCTGGAAAAAGCTTCACTCTCAATCTTGGAACAGGCCGTGGCTATAGCGTGCTGGAAATGGTGCGCGCATTCGAGAAAGCCAGCGGACGACGCGTGCCATATGAGATCGTCGAGCGCCGTCCCGGCGACATCGCAAGCTGTTATGCCGATCCGGCCGGGGCATGGAATGTGTTGGACTGGCGCGCCAAAAAAGGCTTGGCTGAAATGTGTGCCGATCACTGGCGCTGGCAAAGTACGAATCCCGATGGTTTTCATACCCAAAGCAAGGCAGCCTGA